A genomic region of Seriola aureovittata isolate HTS-2021-v1 ecotype China chromosome 21, ASM2101889v1, whole genome shotgun sequence contains the following coding sequences:
- the LOC130162311 gene encoding glycosyltransferase-like protein gnt13, whose amino-acid sequence MDGRGDGEHNGRNRPNFPRQLFPRVDRPPADQLNAGVIAWLEFLFNNELQEEGFAFILEIVEPEDEEQHDDNNNNNENADNNENVENNDNNANDENNDNANDENPDNDSNENNASSGNRDIAVNLNNNDDIHNDNIDDNVDNNNGHTYAGTSAGVVVDQGVEEDDPLLGPSRRRSREEDGQNAVEESSKRIRGWDGFSDSSTDCNSDSDNNTDHDNNNTVRNTRNSPDKHAGADAEVAEEDPLPGPSRKSSRELDTVEDERSDEKSRLCYEFADDTVTIRTNRDLAHGSSSIDPDDNAGAAEETGEETNQQVEEEATQPGP is encoded by the exons ATGGACGGAAGAGGAGACGGAGAGCACAACGGTAGAAATC GGCCGAACTTTCCCCGTCAGTTGTTTCCAAGAGTTGATCGGCCACCAGCTGATCAGCTTAATGCTGGAGTCATTGCCTGGCTGGAGTTCCTTTTTAATAATGAACTACAGGAGGAGGGCTTTGCATTCATACTGGAGATTGTGGAACCCGAGGATGAGGAACAACatgacgacaacaacaacaacaatgaaaacgctgacaacaatgaaaatgttgaaaacaatgacaacaatgccaatgatgaaaacaatgacaacGCGAATGATGAAAACCCTGACAACGACAGCAATGAAAACAACGCCAGCAGTGGCAACCGTGACATTGCTGTCAACCTCAACAATAATGATGACATACACAATGATAATATAGATGACAATGTTGACAACAATAATGGACATACATATGCTGGTACTAGTGCTGGAGTTGTTGTTGACCAGGGTGTAGAGGAAGATGACCCCCTGCTTGGACCATCCAGGAGGAGGTCAAGAGAGGAGGATGGACAGAATGCTGTAGAGGAAAGCAGCAAAAGAATCAGGGGGTGGGACGGGTTTTCtgacagcagcactgactgCAACTCTGACAGTGACAACAACACTGACCATGACAATAATAACACTGTCAGGAATACTAGAAATAGCCCTGACAAACATGCAGGTGCTGATGCTGAGGTTGCTGAAGAAGACCCTCTGCCCGGTCCATCCAGGAAAAGTTCAAGAGAGCTTGATACAGTAGAAGATGAGAGAAGTGATGAAAAATCAAGACTATGTTATGAGTTTGCAGACGACACTGTTACAATCAGAACTAACAGAGATCTTGCTCACGGTAGTAGCAGCATTGATCCAGATGATAATGCAGGTGCTGCTGAGGAGACAGGCGAGGAAACCAaccagcaggtggaggaggaagccACACAGCCAGGACCATAA